The following are from one region of the Rhipicephalus microplus isolate Deutch F79 chromosome 1, USDA_Rmic, whole genome shotgun sequence genome:
- the LOC142770618 gene encoding uncharacterized protein LOC142770618: CYIQFRFLLCVLSPPGGASVLYVYIRCVAYNKRLFVWWCCRCFLRLSQTPHWRRGWDKHVKLPSASSVVRVHPAISFSGLAPPPPFLPTPGRPSLPWEKWAQTLTVYLQASGAAEFPPARRKAILLHCLGAEGQRVYRTLPARSNAAAPASAAAPEVQEKPPATATDEYEAALIALRQQFSTTCNVVVERHRFHRRSQHAGESVHDFVAALRELVSHCSFASQDDALRDQFVAGVVSNRVRERLLLEGSSFSIESAVRIALQFEQAAEELKEFSGSVEPVSVRRRSQYSHSSRKFNFQPKAHFQQNSPSASGSRAQQGPRPPRRGRHSRLLSLDIIERIDASEWVLPIVVVDKKDGTIRICVDLREPNKAIVPGSFPLPHTEELLHALATTGVAPAVLLHGRMPRTRLNVVGFSAPAFAKDPAKELARLRQRVRLQQQSSKEYTDRRRAAKQPKIATAEHGTPPSFPGFLRGARVHHTNVRSYLRHSFRFKCRSQPALPPPPSPGSQLPPPGVLQSAVPQSPAPDPQLLVPEPAMLQPSSPGPQSQSPGVLQSSASSLPSPAVQHPHRPSRERRPPVWLKDYQTH, from the exons TGttatattcagtttcggtttttactttgtgttctttcacccccAGGGGGCGCGTCTGTCCTTTATGTATATATTCGATGTGTTGCGTACAATAAACGTCTTTTTGTATGGTGGTGCTGCCGGTGCTTCTTACGTCTTTCGCAAACACCacattggcgacgaggatgggataaaCACGTCAAGCTACCTTCAGCATCGAGTGTCGTCCGGGTCCACCCTGCCATAAGTTTCTCCGGCCTTGCTCCGCCGCCGCCGTTCCTCCCGACGCCCGGCCGGCCGTCACTTCCATGGGAAAAGTGGGCGCAGACTTTAACAGTCTACCTTCAAGCGTCCGGAGCAGCCGAGTTCCCACCAGCGCGACGCAAGgccattcttctgcattgtttgGGGGCGGAAGGGCAGCGTGTTTACCGGACTTTACCTGCAAGGTCAAATGCCGCAGCACCAGCAAGCGCCGCAGCACCGGAAGTACAAGAGAAGCCTCCCGCGACCGCTACTGACGAGTACGAGGCTGCACTCATCGCCTTACGGCAGCAGTTTTCCACGACGTGTAACGTCGTCGTCGAGCGTCATCGTTTCCACCGCCGCAGCCAACATGCAGGCGAGTCCGTTCATGACTTTGTTGCTGCTTTACGGGAGCTCGTTTCGCATTGTTCGTTCGCTTCACAAGATGATGCTCTGCGGGACCAATTTGTTGCCGGCGTTGTTTCCAACCGCGTACGCGAACGGTTGCTGCTCGAGGGTTCCTCTTTTTCGATCGAGAGCGCAGTGCGGATCGCTCTTCAGTTTGAGCAAGCAGCTGAAGAGCTGAAGGAATTTTCTGGTTCGGTCGAGCCTGTTTCTGTACGGCGTCGTTCCCAGTATTCGCATTCTTCGCGAAAATTCAATTTCCAGCCAAAAGCGCATTTTCAGCAAAACTCTCCAAGCGCTAGCGGTTCGCGTGCGCAGCAGGGGCCCCGCCCCCCTCGGCGAGGCCGACATAGCCG ATTGCTGAGCCTTGACATCATCGAACGCATCGATGCTTCTGAATGGGTTTTGCCCATTGTTGTCGTTGACAAGAAAGACGGCACCATCAGAATTTGTGTTGACCTCCGGGAGCCTAACAAGGCTATTGTACCAGGCAGCTTCCCGTTGCCTCACACAGAGGAACTCCTTCATGCCTTG GCTACCACTGGAGTTGCCCCAGCAGTTCTGCTGCATGGGCGAATGCCCCGAACCAGATTGAATGTTGTGGGGTTTTCGGCACCAGCGTTTGCAAAAGACCCAGCAAAGGAACTGGCGCGACTGCGCCAAAGGGTCCGGCTTCAACAGCAAAGCAGTAAGGAGTACACGGACCGCAGGAGAGCTGCTAAGCAGCCAAAGATAGCT ACGGCCGAACATGGAACGCCTCCAAGCTTTCCCGGGTTCCTGAGAGGGGCACGAGTCCACCATACCAACGTTCGGAGCTACCTGCGCCACAGCTTCCGGTTCAAGTGCCGCAGCCAGCCTGCCCTGCCGCCGCCGCCTTCTCCCGGGTCGCAGCTGCCGCCTCCTGGCGTACTACAGTCTGCCGTACCGCAGTCGCCTGCTCCTGATCCGCAGCTGCTTGTACCGGAGCCTGCCATGCTGCAGCCGTCTTCTCCCGGGCCGCAATCGCAGTCTCCTGGTGTACTACAGAGCTCTGCAAGCTCATTACCATCTCCGGCCGTGCAGCATCCCCATCGGCCGTCCCGAGAGCGCCGGCCACCGGTCTGGCTCAAGGACTATCAGACCCACTAG